From Amphiprion ocellaris isolate individual 3 ecotype Okinawa chromosome 10, ASM2253959v1, whole genome shotgun sequence, one genomic window encodes:
- the colec12 gene encoding collectin-12, with translation MKDDFADEEEVQSFGYKRFGIQEGTECTKCKNDWALRAAIALLYVLCALLTIAVAVLGYKVVQRMDSVTEGMQNYGGKINAVETDLKKLDDQAGVKSVNATSEIKTFKSDLEALQSQMNDIALRATSNSDTLEELRITGDDMQNGHVSLQSFLEGNAASLRGVNQTLASYSGMIDDLQTETARLQSEIQGQVKVQSQTQVDISALNITQAQQRNVLSTLQKTVEDAGQAVQKLKNDYQVLQQTARQTRADTDWLKEKVQNLQVLAANNSALARSNGEALDDLGAQLSTLASQIQNTSALTEGHDQSLRELMDHQRDHDNATSSKFDDMEARLDRHENDMDRVTGNVSFAAQILGVISSDLNGLRSCAETVMRHSDVLLGLNNSVTEVKADSKELHSQQDELAARLDREVNNLSMVMEEMKLVDSKHSQLITNFTILQGPPGPRGPRGDKGPQGQVGQPGQKGDKGDKGMPGLVGAKGERGAAGPPGAAGPKGSVGARGLQGAKGSRGSGGRPGNPGEKGDPGVPGIPGLVGQPGLPGPQGPQGARGAAGPAGLEGPRGPVGPIGPPGPPGLPGKPPHVIVNPPLPTLAPQVPEPPKPSQPPKPSEEPQGSVSRQVQPPPATTPEPGCPPEFKKSGDSCYYFSSGSQRLNFDEANQFCTNISSHMLIINDNEEQLFVRNAIAGKGYFWLGLTDREEENVWKWVDGTIPVFKKWKPGQPDNWTHGHEDGEDCAGLIHNANWNDFYCTDRIGFICERAVDLKVPVL, from the exons GGATTCAGGAGGGTACAGAGTGCAccaagtgtaaaaatgactggGCACTGAGGGCAGCCATTGCACTCCTCTATGTGCTCTGTGCTCTGCTCACCATAGCAGTGGCTGTCCTTGGGTACAAAG TGGTCCAGAGAATGGACAGTGTCACAGAGGGCATGCAGAATTATGGAGGCAAGATCAATGCTGTGGAAACAGACTTAAAGAAACTAG ATGATCAGGCAGGAGTGAAATCAGTTAATGCCACCAGTGAAATAAAGACTTTTAAGTCAGATCTGGAGGCACTGCAGAGTCAGATGAACGACATCGCCCTCAGAGCAACCAGCAACAGCGACACACTGGAGGAACTTCGGATCACCGGAGATGACATGCAAAATGGCCATGTCTCCCTGCAGAGTTTTCTGGAAGGCAACGCTGCTTCACTGCGTGGAGTCAACCAGACCTTGGCCTCCTACAGTGGGATGATAGATGATCTCCAGACAGAGACTGCACGGCTCCAGTCAGAGATTCAGGGCCAGGTCAAAGTGCAGAGCCAGACCCAGGTTGATATCAGTGCACTAAACATCACCCAGGCCCAGCAGCGCAATGTGCTCAGCACACTGCAGAAGACAGTTGAAGACGCAGGCCAGGCAgttcagaaactgaaaaatgactATCAGGTTCTGCAGCAAACGGCCAGACAGACACGGGCTGACACAGATTGGTTAAAAGAGAAGGTCCAGAACCTTCAGGTTTTGGCAGCCAACAACTCAGCCCTGGCCAGGTCCAATGGGGAAGCTCTGGATGACCTGGGAGCTCAGCTCAGTACTCTAGCCAGCCAAATCCAGAACACCTCAGCCCTTACTGAGGGACATGACCAGAGCTTGCGGGAGCTGATGGACCACCAGAGAGACCACGATAATGCAACCTCATCTAAATTTGATGACATGGAAGCACGACTAGACAGGCACGAGAATGACATGGACCGTGTCACTGGAAATGTGAGCTTCGCTGCACAGATTCTAGGTGTCATCAGCTCCGACTTAAATGGTCTGAGGTCCTGTGCTGAGACAGTGATGCGACATTCAGACGTGCTACTGGGGCTGAATAATAGTGTGACGGAGGTCAAGGCAGACAGCAAAGAGCTGCACAGCCAGCAGGATGAGCTGGCAGCCAGGCTGGACAGAGAGGTCAACAACCTGTCGATGGTGATGGAGGAGATGAAGCTGGTGGACAGCAAGCACTCACAGCTCATCACCAACTTCACTATCCTGCAGG GTCCACCTGGTCCAAGAGGTCCCAGGGGAGACAAAGGTCCTCAGGGGCAAGTGGGTCAGCCAGGACAAAAGGGTGATAAAGGAGACAAAGGGATGCCAGGATTGGTAGGAGCTAAGGGAGAAAGAGGTGCTGCTGGACCACCAGGTGCGGCTGGTCCAAAAGGTTCTGTCGGTGCTCGGGGTTTACAAGGAGCTAAAGGATCAAGAGGGTCTGGAGGCCGTCCTGGAAACCCTGGTGAGAAAGGTGACCCTGGGGTTCCAGGGATTCCCGGCTTGGTTGGCCAGCCAGGGTTACCGGGGCCACAAGGGCCACAAGGGGCCAGAGGAGCAGCAGGGCCAGCAGGTTTAGAGGGGCCTCGTGGGCCTGTTGGACCCATCGGCCCTCCTGGTCCTCCAGGACTGCCAGGAAAACCACCTCATGTAATTGTAAACCCACCTCTGCCCACTCTGGCCCCTCAGGTCCCTGAACCCCCCAAACCATCTCAGCCTCCTAAACCCTCAGAGGAACCACAAGGTTCCGTCTCCCGGCAAGTCCAGCCTCCTCCAGCCACCACCCCAGAGCCAG gttgtcctccagagTTCAAGAAATCTGGAGACAGCTGCTATTATTTCTCCTCTGGTTCTCAGAGACTCAACTTTGATGAGGCCAACCAGTTTTGTACTAATATATCATCTCATATGCTCATTATCAATGACAATGAGGAACAG CTATTTGTGAGAAATGCCATCGCAGGAAAAGGTTATTTCTGGCTGGGACTTACGGACAGGGAGGAGGAAAACGTCTGGAAGTGGGTGGATGGAACCATACCTGTTTTTAA GAAGTGGAAGCCTGGACAGCCTGATAATTGGACCCATGGTCATGAAGACGGTGAAGACTGTGCTGGCCTGATCCATAATGCCAACTGGAATGATTTCTACTGCACTGACCGCATCGGATTCATCTGTGAACGTGCCGTTGACT TGAAAGTACCAGTTTTATAG